One Nicotiana tomentosiformis chromosome 4, ASM39032v3, whole genome shotgun sequence genomic window carries:
- the LOC138910215 gene encoding uncharacterized protein has product MVKKVMKEKDALEKARYLYEDISKTSHLSIKKIYNKLRGDYPKVSWRRLICSNSGYPKWIFRLQLTALERPYTRDRLSKWGVITKLIYPLCDNDDESIEHLFFKCHLSAALWDKMLTWMKINRGPMGWNQELAWIVTNANAKDTKAGIYRLTMTGCVYYLWHERNLRIFQKKSRSVEVLSRLITQGVHCRGHWDRKLAGQLRRMNFFP; this is encoded by the coding sequence ATGGTTAAAAAGGTGATGAAGgaaaaggatgccttggagaaagcaAGATACTTATATGAAGACATCTCGAAGACCAGCCACCTCTCAATCAAGAAGATATACAACAAACTTAGAGGAGATTATCCAAAGGTGAGTTGGAGGAGACTAATATGCAGCAATTCAGGATATCCTAAATGGATATTCAGACTACAATTGACGGCACTTGAGAGGCCATATACTAGAGATAGATTATCAAAGTGGGGTGTGATAACTAAGCTAATTTATCCTCTGTGTGACAATGATGATGAATCCATTGAGCACCTATTTTTTAAGTGCCACTTATCTGCTGCCCTATGGGATAAAATGCTCACATGGATGAAAATAAACAGAGGGCCAATGGGATGGAATCAAGAACTTGCATGGATAGTTACGAATGCAAATGCAAAGGATACTAAAGCTGGAATATATAGATTAACAATGACAGGATGTGTGTATTACTTGTGGCACGAGCGGAACTTAAGAATCTTCCAAAAAAAGTCGAGAAGTGTTGAAGTTCTAAGCAGATTAATAACACAAGGTGTTCATTGCAGGGGACACTGGGATCGAAAACTTGCGGGGCAATTGAGAAGGATGAATTTCTTTCCTTAG